From a single Candidatus Brevundimonas phytovorans genomic region:
- a CDS encoding MarR family winged helix-turn-helix transcriptional regulator yields the protein MTQDEDGRSAGSDDYSRGKGGQALGARLRRLSERIDSDGTRIYAAQGVVFEQRWFGVLNQMILKGPTTVGEIAAALQITHVSVSQSCRSLEKAGIIRSAPDPADARRRTLSLTPAGDALVERLTPLWGAFNAAAAELNEEAGNVVALLDRLDDALARKSMFDRINERIEGGSSNGS from the coding sequence ATGACGCAGGATGAAGACGGGCGCAGCGCCGGATCGGACGACTACAGCCGGGGCAAGGGGGGACAGGCCCTGGGCGCCCGGCTGCGCCGCCTGTCCGAGCGCATCGACAGCGACGGCACCCGCATCTACGCCGCGCAGGGCGTGGTGTTCGAACAGCGCTGGTTCGGCGTTTTGAACCAGATGATCCTCAAGGGCCCCACGACAGTCGGCGAGATCGCGGCGGCCTTGCAGATCACCCATGTCTCGGTCAGCCAGTCGTGCCGCTCGCTGGAAAAGGCGGGGATCATCCGATCCGCGCCCGATCCGGCCGACGCTCGGCGCCGCACCCTGTCCCTGACCCCGGCCGGCGACGCCCTGGTCGAACGGCTGACGCCGCTGTGGGGGGCTTTCAACGCCGCAGCGGCCGAGTTGAATGAAGAGGCCGGTAATGTCGTGGCGCTGCTGGACCGGCTCGACGACGCCCTGGCGCGCAAATCCATGTTCGACCGCATCAACGAGCGCATCGAAGGTGGTTCTTCCAACGGCAGTTGA